In one Drosophila pseudoobscura strain MV-25-SWS-2005 chromosome X, UCI_Dpse_MV25, whole genome shotgun sequence genomic region, the following are encoded:
- the LOC4813952 gene encoding AFG3-like protein 2 isoform X2, with the protein MAFRLLSTAKAMNSLMRRSYMSGPLPNKVQRGAGVGVGMLPGQLTPLIRYFVEQLQLFCKKPPKGFEKFFETGGKSTQPKGAAGEKKAPGKDSQPATDKPKSTVSQTSKSAAASESKSDWNFGMFSNSSRGASGKGSNPPGGRPISEGSGGDRERWILLGAIGAVVLVGSFAFFEMGYKEISWKEFVNSYLSKGIVEKLEVVNKKWVRVRLQQNSGQGSGVLWFNIGSVDSFERNLETAQTEQGTESINFLPVIYRNEVEASSLTGLLPTLLIIGFLVYMMRKSADMMGGARGRKGGGLFGGVMQSTAKLINPTEIGVRFKDVAGCEEAKIEIMEFVNFLKNPQQYIDLGAKIPKGAMLTGPPGTGKTLLAKATAGEANVPFITVSGSEFLEMFVGVGPSRVRDMFAMARKHAPCILFIDEIDAVGRKRGGKTFGGHSEQENTLNQLLVEMDGFNTTTNVVVLAATNRVDILDKALMRPGRFDRQIYVPAPDIKGRASIFKVHLGGLKAELDKNDLARKMAAMTPGFTGADIANVCNEAALIAARDSKDSIVLKHFEQAIERVIAGMEKKTNVLAPEEKKTVAHHEAGHAVAGWFLEHADPLLKVSIIPRGKGLGYAQYLPRDHYLLSKEQLFDRMCMTIGGRVAEELFFNRITTGAQDDLKKITDIAYSQVVRFGMSDKIGQVSFDVGQAGDPVFSKPYSEDTAMMIDGEVRAIIQCAHEATTELLTKHKEEVRRVAERLLQNEVLSRDDMIELLGPRPFKEKSTYEEFVEGTGSFEEDTSLPEGLKSWNKEKEITPPTDTSSSPSPPTKPVATQTS; encoded by the exons ATGGCGTTCCGGCTGCTAAGCACGGCCAAGGCAATGAACAGCCTGATGAGACGCAGCTACATGTCCGGCCCGCTGCCAAACAAA GTGCAGCGCGGAGCTGGTGTCGGCGTTGGTATGCTGCCGGGGCAACTTACGCCCCTAATACGCTACTTcgtggagcagctgcagttgTTCTGCAAGAAGCCGCCGAAGGGCTTTGAAAAGTTCTTTGAGACCGGCGGCAAGTCTACACAGCCGAAAGGTGCTGCCGGGGAAAAGAAGGCTCCGGGCAAGGACAGCCAACCCGCCACAGACAAACCAAAATCCACAGTATCGCAAACGTCCAAGTCGGCCGCCGCTTCAGAGTCTAAGTCAGATTGGAATTTCGGGATGTTTAGCAATAGTTCTCGCGGAGCCTCTGGAAAAGGGTCAAATCCCCCCGGCGGTCGTCCCATAAGCGAGGGCAGTGGCGGAGATCGCGAGCGATGGATTCTGCTGGGGGCCATCGGTGCCGTGGTGCTCGTCGGCTCGTTTGCCTTCTTCGAAATGGGCTACAAGGAGATCTCCTGGAAGGAGTTCGTAAACAG TTATCTGTCCAAGGGAATTGTGGAAAAACTGGAGGTGGTCAACAAGAAGTGGGTGCGCGTGCGCCTCCAGCAGAACAGTGGCCAGGGCAGCGGTGTGCTCTGGTTCAACATTGGCAGCGTGGACAGCTTCGAGCGGAACCTGGAGACGGCCCAGACGGAGCAGGGCACGGAGTCGATCAACTTTTTACCTGTCATCTATCGCAACGAGGTGGAGGCCTCCAGTCTGACGGGTCTGCTTCCCACGCTCCTCATCATCGGCTTCCTAGTCTACATGATGCGCAAATCCGCCGACATGATGGGCGGCGCACGGGGACGCAAGGGTGGCGGTCTCTTTGGCGGCGTCATGCAGTCCACAGCCAAGCTGATAAATCCCACAGAGATCGGTGTGCGCTTCAA GGACGTTGCTGGCTGCGAGGAGGCCAAGATTGAGATTATGGAGTTTGTCAACTTTCTGAAGAATCCACAGCAGTACATCGACCTGGGTGCCAAGATACCAAAGGGAGCCATGCTCACGGGACCCCCGGGCACGGGGAAAACGCTCCTGGCCAAGGCCACCGCCGGCGAGGCCAACGTTCCATTCATCACGGTGTCCGGCTCGGAGTTCCTCGAGATGTTTGTGGGTGTGGGTCCGTCTCGCGTGCGTGACATGTTCGCCATGGCCCGCAAGCATGCCCCCTGCATACTGTTCATCGATGAGATCGATGCCGTGGGGCGGAAGCGGGGCGGCAAGACTTTCGGCGGCCATTCGGAGCAGGAAAACACACTGAATCAGCTGCTGGTGGAGATGGATGGCTTCAATACCACGACGAACGTGGTGGTGCTGGCTGCCACCAATCGCGTGGACATCCTGGACAAGGCATTGATGCGACCGGGTCGCTTCGATCGTCAGATCTATGTGCCGGCGCCCGACATCAAGGGCAGGGCGAGCATCTTCAAGGTCCATCTGGGCGGACTGAAGGCGGAGCTGGACAAGAACGATCTGGCCCGGAAGATGGCGGCCATGACGCCTGGCTTCACCGGCGCCGACATCGCCAACGTGTGCAACGAGGCCGCTCTGATTGCCGCCCGCGACTCCAAGGACTCGATTGTGCTCAAGCACTTTGAGCAGGCCATCGAGCGTGTGATTGCCGGCATGGAGAAGAAGACGAATGTGCTGGCGCCGGAGGAGAAGAAAACGGTGGCCCACCACGAGGCGGGACATGCTGTGGCCGGCTGGTTCCTGGAGCATGCGGATCCCCTTCTGAAGGTTTCTATCATCCCGCGAGGCAAGGGCCTGGGCTATGCCCAGTACCTGCCCAGGGACCACTACCTACTGTCCAAGGAGCAGCTGTTCGACCGCATGTGCATGACCATCGGTGGACGAGTGGCAGAGGAGCTCTTTTTCAACCGCATCACCACCGGTGCCCAGGACGATCTGAAGAAGATCACGGACATCGCCTACTCGCAGGTGGTGCGCTTCGGCATGAGCGACAAGATCGGGCAGGTGAGCTTCGATGTGGGCCAGGCCGGCGATCCCGTGTTCAGCAAGCCCTACTCCGAGGACACGGCGATGATGATCGACGGCGAGGTGCGGGCCATCATCCAGTGCGCCCACGAGGCCACCACCGAACTGCTGACCAAGCACAAGGAGGAGGTGCGTCGCGTGGCCGAGCGCCTGCTGCAGAACGAGGTGCTCAGCCGCGACGACATGATCGAGC
- the LOC4813952 gene encoding AFG3-like protein 2 isoform X1, producing the protein MAFRLLSTAKAMNSLMRRSYMSGPLPNKQVQRGAGVGVGMLPGQLTPLIRYFVEQLQLFCKKPPKGFEKFFETGGKSTQPKGAAGEKKAPGKDSQPATDKPKSTVSQTSKSAAASESKSDWNFGMFSNSSRGASGKGSNPPGGRPISEGSGGDRERWILLGAIGAVVLVGSFAFFEMGYKEISWKEFVNSYLSKGIVEKLEVVNKKWVRVRLQQNSGQGSGVLWFNIGSVDSFERNLETAQTEQGTESINFLPVIYRNEVEASSLTGLLPTLLIIGFLVYMMRKSADMMGGARGRKGGGLFGGVMQSTAKLINPTEIGVRFKDVAGCEEAKIEIMEFVNFLKNPQQYIDLGAKIPKGAMLTGPPGTGKTLLAKATAGEANVPFITVSGSEFLEMFVGVGPSRVRDMFAMARKHAPCILFIDEIDAVGRKRGGKTFGGHSEQENTLNQLLVEMDGFNTTTNVVVLAATNRVDILDKALMRPGRFDRQIYVPAPDIKGRASIFKVHLGGLKAELDKNDLARKMAAMTPGFTGADIANVCNEAALIAARDSKDSIVLKHFEQAIERVIAGMEKKTNVLAPEEKKTVAHHEAGHAVAGWFLEHADPLLKVSIIPRGKGLGYAQYLPRDHYLLSKEQLFDRMCMTIGGRVAEELFFNRITTGAQDDLKKITDIAYSQVVRFGMSDKIGQVSFDVGQAGDPVFSKPYSEDTAMMIDGEVRAIIQCAHEATTELLTKHKEEVRRVAERLLQNEVLSRDDMIELLGPRPFKEKSTYEEFVEGTGSFEEDTSLPEGLKSWNKEKEITPPTDTSSSPSPPTKPVATQTS; encoded by the exons ATGGCGTTCCGGCTGCTAAGCACGGCCAAGGCAATGAACAGCCTGATGAGACGCAGCTACATGTCCGGCCCGCTGCCAAACAAA CAGGTGCAGCGCGGAGCTGGTGTCGGCGTTGGTATGCTGCCGGGGCAACTTACGCCCCTAATACGCTACTTcgtggagcagctgcagttgTTCTGCAAGAAGCCGCCGAAGGGCTTTGAAAAGTTCTTTGAGACCGGCGGCAAGTCTACACAGCCGAAAGGTGCTGCCGGGGAAAAGAAGGCTCCGGGCAAGGACAGCCAACCCGCCACAGACAAACCAAAATCCACAGTATCGCAAACGTCCAAGTCGGCCGCCGCTTCAGAGTCTAAGTCAGATTGGAATTTCGGGATGTTTAGCAATAGTTCTCGCGGAGCCTCTGGAAAAGGGTCAAATCCCCCCGGCGGTCGTCCCATAAGCGAGGGCAGTGGCGGAGATCGCGAGCGATGGATTCTGCTGGGGGCCATCGGTGCCGTGGTGCTCGTCGGCTCGTTTGCCTTCTTCGAAATGGGCTACAAGGAGATCTCCTGGAAGGAGTTCGTAAACAG TTATCTGTCCAAGGGAATTGTGGAAAAACTGGAGGTGGTCAACAAGAAGTGGGTGCGCGTGCGCCTCCAGCAGAACAGTGGCCAGGGCAGCGGTGTGCTCTGGTTCAACATTGGCAGCGTGGACAGCTTCGAGCGGAACCTGGAGACGGCCCAGACGGAGCAGGGCACGGAGTCGATCAACTTTTTACCTGTCATCTATCGCAACGAGGTGGAGGCCTCCAGTCTGACGGGTCTGCTTCCCACGCTCCTCATCATCGGCTTCCTAGTCTACATGATGCGCAAATCCGCCGACATGATGGGCGGCGCACGGGGACGCAAGGGTGGCGGTCTCTTTGGCGGCGTCATGCAGTCCACAGCCAAGCTGATAAATCCCACAGAGATCGGTGTGCGCTTCAA GGACGTTGCTGGCTGCGAGGAGGCCAAGATTGAGATTATGGAGTTTGTCAACTTTCTGAAGAATCCACAGCAGTACATCGACCTGGGTGCCAAGATACCAAAGGGAGCCATGCTCACGGGACCCCCGGGCACGGGGAAAACGCTCCTGGCCAAGGCCACCGCCGGCGAGGCCAACGTTCCATTCATCACGGTGTCCGGCTCGGAGTTCCTCGAGATGTTTGTGGGTGTGGGTCCGTCTCGCGTGCGTGACATGTTCGCCATGGCCCGCAAGCATGCCCCCTGCATACTGTTCATCGATGAGATCGATGCCGTGGGGCGGAAGCGGGGCGGCAAGACTTTCGGCGGCCATTCGGAGCAGGAAAACACACTGAATCAGCTGCTGGTGGAGATGGATGGCTTCAATACCACGACGAACGTGGTGGTGCTGGCTGCCACCAATCGCGTGGACATCCTGGACAAGGCATTGATGCGACCGGGTCGCTTCGATCGTCAGATCTATGTGCCGGCGCCCGACATCAAGGGCAGGGCGAGCATCTTCAAGGTCCATCTGGGCGGACTGAAGGCGGAGCTGGACAAGAACGATCTGGCCCGGAAGATGGCGGCCATGACGCCTGGCTTCACCGGCGCCGACATCGCCAACGTGTGCAACGAGGCCGCTCTGATTGCCGCCCGCGACTCCAAGGACTCGATTGTGCTCAAGCACTTTGAGCAGGCCATCGAGCGTGTGATTGCCGGCATGGAGAAGAAGACGAATGTGCTGGCGCCGGAGGAGAAGAAAACGGTGGCCCACCACGAGGCGGGACATGCTGTGGCCGGCTGGTTCCTGGAGCATGCGGATCCCCTTCTGAAGGTTTCTATCATCCCGCGAGGCAAGGGCCTGGGCTATGCCCAGTACCTGCCCAGGGACCACTACCTACTGTCCAAGGAGCAGCTGTTCGACCGCATGTGCATGACCATCGGTGGACGAGTGGCAGAGGAGCTCTTTTTCAACCGCATCACCACCGGTGCCCAGGACGATCTGAAGAAGATCACGGACATCGCCTACTCGCAGGTGGTGCGCTTCGGCATGAGCGACAAGATCGGGCAGGTGAGCTTCGATGTGGGCCAGGCCGGCGATCCCGTGTTCAGCAAGCCCTACTCCGAGGACACGGCGATGATGATCGACGGCGAGGTGCGGGCCATCATCCAGTGCGCCCACGAGGCCACCACCGAACTGCTGACCAAGCACAAGGAGGAGGTGCGTCGCGTGGCCGAGCGCCTGCTGCAGAACGAGGTGCTCAGCCGCGACGACATGATCGAGC